One genomic window of Desulfuromonas sp. AOP6 includes the following:
- the hfq gene encoding RNA chaperone Hfq, with protein MAKTPFNIQDQYLNQARKERVKVIVMMMSGEKLTGYIKSFDSFCLLVESSGDILLYKHAISSITSADGAFRLHGGKD; from the coding sequence ATGGCCAAGACCCCGTTCAATATCCAGGATCAGTACCTCAACCAGGCCCGCAAGGAGCGGGTCAAGGTAATCGTGATGATGATGTCCGGCGAAAAACTGACCGGGTATATCAAGTCTTTCGACAGCTTCTGTCTGCTTGTTGAAAGCAGCGGTGATATTCTGCTCTACAAGCATGCCATCAGTTCGATCACCTCAGCTGACGGTGCCTTCCGTCTCCATGGGGGCAAGGACTAG